The Candidatus Latescibacterota bacterium genomic interval TCATGTCCCACTTCGGCCACACCACCAACAGCAAGGGCTTTGATGTCCTGAACGACAAAGTGCGTGTGATTCAGGGTGACGGCGTGAACATCGACTCGATCGGACTGGTCCTGCGTACGTTGGAAGCGAACGGCATCTCGGCCGACAACGTAGCATTCGGTATGGGCGGCGCGCTGCTTCAGAAACTCAACAGAGACACGCAGTGTTTCGCGTTCAAATGTTCGTCGACGAAGAGAAACGGACATCAATACGACGTGTTCAAACAACCGGCCACTGACCCAATGAAGAACTCCAAGAAGGGTCGATTTGCGGTGTGTGACGGCCCACACGGGCACATCATCACCGTACCCGAGGAATCATGGTTCGCTGGCCCCAACTATCTGCGCAAGGTGTTTGAGAACGGTATGGTCACCAGTACCACTGATTTTCAAGCGGTTCGGGCACGCGCAGCAATAAAAAGATCGGCAGGATTATGAGTGATGATCTGGTTGTACCGGCTTTTGGGATAGGTGCTGTGATAGGAGCTTTTATCGTTCTTCTCGTGGCAATTATGATCGCACAAGACGCAGAAGACCTGTATCACGACGATGTATGCTTCGTGGAATTTCAGCACGCTCCAGCCAGCGTAGATTCGTTAGAGATAGTGACTCGTAGACCTTATTGTGCAGAAAGGATATTCTAATGGATGATGGATTCACGCCAGGAATGTTTTGCGGTATTATCGTGGGTGCGCTGATATGTGGGATGATGGTCGCTGTGGCAAAGAACAACTCCATTATAGACTGGCAAGACAGATACTGTATTGAGAGACTGAACCACGCAGGCACCGGGTCAGATACGGTGTTCGTGCTCAAAGACGAACCCATCTGTTCTCGGGCGCTGGCACAATGACCGCACTGTGGAAGAACAGACAAGACGTTCGAAATGCCCGCCACCGGTTAGAGGGATTTGGTTGCAATGCTGGTGAAGAGGACATGGTCCAGATATTAAAAGATATTTGGGATCACCTAGAAGAAAGCGACGCTTCTGCTGAAGCAGCCGCAGCTGTAGTAGACGTAACCACACACTCACTGAATCTGTTCATGCTGCTAAGAGATGAGTACTTATGAGTACCCGCGCTAGGCTAGATCAGATAGAGAAGATGTATGATGAGGCAGGTAGCGAACAACACAAAGCCTACATGTGGCAGTACATCCCAACATTGGTTCATCTAGGTCGACAGCTATTAGACCGGATGGCCGAGCTTGAAAAAGAACTGAAGGATCGTGAAGATGAACTACGTTCTTTGAAAAATGATCCGTGAGCCTACAACAGTTAGGAGCACCAAAATGAAACGCAAAGGACCGGAAGTACCTCAGACGCGTCTGTCATTCGCACGCTTGGTTGTGCGCGTCATCGCAGGTTACAGTGTAGCAAAGGAATACGGCAGGCGACGACTAATTGACCCACCCGCCGAGACCGACGAAAACGAGTTTGCCGCTCTGTGCCAGCTCGAGGCGATCTACGGTCCAACGTACGCCGTACCACCTAAGGGATATGTGTGGACCAACAATATGCACACCACCATCGGGCTCCCCAAAAAGAAAGCCAATCCCAAGCAGCGGGCAGGCAAGAAGGTTCAGAAAGCGAGAAACAAGAAAAAATGAAAACAAAATACGCTGCGATTCAGGTGACCAAGAAAGCTACGATGTCGTTCGACAGAGTTCACGGCGAAGAGCCTGATACCGTTTACGACATACTGTACTTCTCCGATTATCCCGAAGTTACAGTGCCGGAAGTTGATCGCGCACGTTTGTTTCATTCGATCTCCGACGCTGAGGAGTATTGGGGTCTGTTCTTAAAAGACCCAGGTGTGCAAATTGCCAGGGTACTGGTACGACGTACTCTCGACTGGACAACGAAGGATCTTCCAAATTCGCCTCATGGCTGAGATGGACAGGAAGGGGGACGACCGATGTTAGTGGTAGTATTGGGGCTAGCAGGATACTTCGGCTTGGGTATAGGCATATTCAAACTCTGGACCACGATCTCTCCGCCAGTCCATCAAGTACGAAGTATAAGGTATTCTCAGCAAACTGACTGGTACTGTATCAACCACATCATGTTTCCACACGGTTCGGACATTACACTTGGAGTTGTCCCTGGACTTTGGATATGTCTCTTGGTGTGGCCGTTAGCTGTGAGCATGCGCATTGTGACCGAAACCGTCTACGTCATCATCAAGATCGGCATGCGTATCTCACACTGCGCTATTCCCAAAGAGTCTACACCGAAGAAGCTCAAGAACTCCGAACTGAAAGAAGCTGAACGTGAAGTAGAACAGATACTCAACGAAGGCAAGTAGTCATTCTTCCTAACAAGAGGTGTATCATGCGCAAACGACAGACGTATCGTAATCCGTTTCATCGCCTGCCCAAAGCCATCCATGTGGTTAGCAAGACAGGCAAGAAAGTGACAGTCGGTCCTACTGGTATACGGACAAAGCCTGGGACATTCTCAAAATCACGTATGATCAAATTCTGCAACTTCGACTCAGCCCTGCAGAGTGAACGCAGAACCAGAGAGAACATTGCCAAGGTTGAGCAACGACGCAAGTGGTTGGCACGCTCGAAGAAATCCAAAACGTCTGCCTGATTGGAGAAACTTCATGAGAGAACCGCACATACTAGGTGTTCACGATCCGAACACACTAGAGCAGCTGAACGAAGTCAACAAGTTCGCTATGAAAACTGCGCTGATGGCAGACGGCCACAGAGGCTACGGGATGCCCATAGGAGGCGTTGGGGCGTTCGACAACAAGGTATCGCCAGCATATGTAGGGTATGACATAGGCTGCGGTAACAACGCTGTCCTGCTCGACATGATGGGCTCCGATCTCGATGCTGAGTTAGTAGCAGACCTGATCACCAAGAACCTGGTCTTCGGCGCCGGAGGAGTAAACAATCATCCTCGTGCACCTAACTCACATCCTCTGTTTGACGACGATCGTTGGGACATCTTTCCTGACAATCACCGAGGGAAACTGCACAAGAAGGCGCGTGAGCAAATCGGCACCATCGGAGCCGGCAACCACTATGTCGACGTGTTCATCGACGAACTGGATCGCGTGTGGGTAGGAGCCCACTTCGGTTCTCGACGGTTCGGATACGACATCTGTTCCAACTTTCTAGCTCTCATTGTGGGATCAGAGTGGGGCGAACAAGTCAAGAAGGAGCAGGTCGGCACTGGATTAGTGTCATTGACTGATCCGATCGGGCGTGATTACTGGACAGCGATGACCTTGGCTGGTGAGTATGCACAAATCGGACGTAAGTGGGTAGTAGATCTGGTGGCTAAGTTGTTAGGTGCCAAGGTCTTAGACCACGTATACAATCACCACAACTATGCTTGGGTGGAGCACCTTTGGATGGAAGACACTCTCACCCCGATGCCGTGTGTGGTGATTCGCAAGGGCGCAACAGGCGCACGTCCTGGGCAACGTGGGTTTGTTGGTGGATCTATGTGTGACGTCTCCGTCATCCTTCAAGGTACTCCGTTTCCAAAGTCACCAGAGTACACGCATGAGATGTCGAAGGACGAAAAAGAGGACTCGCTAGCGATATTCAGTCGACAACAGCAGACGTTATTCTCGGCTGTACACGGAGCAGGTCGTGTGATGGGCAGGATGCAGGCTCTGGGCAAGCCTAACAAAGCCGAAGGGGGATGGAAACGTGAGCCGAAGGTAACTCAGGACATGATGGATCGGTCTGTCGCGGAAGCCGGTATAGTGCTGCGCGGCGGAGATCGTGACGAATCTCCACAGGTTTACCGAAGACTGTCGGATGTACTGGCTGCCCAAGGAGATACCATTCAAGTACTTCATACTCTCACGCCTAAGGTGGTCTGCATGGCACCGAAAGGAGGCCGCTAAGTATGTGTAAATTCGGAGAGTTACGCTCCTCCTGTGGAGCATGGGATCTGGATGCAGTAAAAAGTCTTCTTAACAGCTACTACTGCAATCCGATCCGACACGTATTAGATTTGGACATCGGCCACTGGCCTGCGGTTGAGGCTACAGACCAAGATAACACCCACTGTTTGTACGTAACAATCCGGAACGTCGCCAATCACACCCCGGCTAGTGATCTTATTGCACAGTTCAGTCTTACTCCTGTACCTGCTACAAGAGAGGTACTAATCAGCCATGACACGTATGTGACGACAAAATACCGACGCCTCGGTATCGGGAAAATACTGCTTGAAGCTAAGGCCAACATCGCCGTACATGCCAACTGTACTCTGCTTCTTGCCGCCGTCAATGAGCAGAACATACCGGAACACAGAGTCCTTGCGAACTTCTTTTGTCAAGGACAGGGCATATCCAGCTTTACCAAAGTCCATGAGTTCCGTTCGGTATACAGTCCTATGGGATTGTGGGCCTTCAACATAGATCAGGACAACATCAAGCTCAGCGGAAAGAGAGCGTAAGCATGACTGAGATAACCAAGTACAACCATCACGCCAGAGGTGATACCCACAAGATGTGGAACTTGGACTGGGTGTTGCCGGAGCTGAGAAAGGCCGTTCATTACGCGTACGACTGCACTCGAAAAAACCGAAAGACCAGCATTCCGTACGACGGCCCGAACGACATCGTTAGCTCTGTAGGAGCCGGAAGTCCTCCGCCGAAAGAACAGCTCACCCAAGAGCTGCTAGACTATCACGAGGAACGAGGACGCAGTGCGCTGGATGTAATCCTGTTGATAACCTTTCAGCTAGGATTTTCACAAGGAGAACGCAATCTAGAGAACCGGAATGGTCCCACAGCTCGACTGACGGATCTCATGGCCATGATTACAGAAGACGATGGCAAAGCTCTTGCAATTGTGAAAGCACTGTGGCACGCTCCGTACGGTCCTGACGACCGAGACACGTTGATCGCGCTGAAAAACGCTGCTGGACAGTTGCTAGGCAAGACCCCAGATGATCACGAAAAGGATGAGTACGCATATGTTGGATGGGACTTCACCAAGAAGTGTCTTATCCTGTCGAAAGATGGGGACTGACTATGGATTCTCAGATCATCTACAATCTCGACGAATGGGAGATGCAACAGTG includes:
- a CDS encoding RtcB family protein, yielding MREPHILGVHDPNTLEQLNEVNKFAMKTALMADGHRGYGMPIGGVGAFDNKVSPAYVGYDIGCGNNAVLLDMMGSDLDAELVADLITKNLVFGAGGVNNHPRAPNSHPLFDDDRWDIFPDNHRGKLHKKAREQIGTIGAGNHYVDVFIDELDRVWVGAHFGSRRFGYDICSNFLALIVGSEWGEQVKKEQVGTGLVSLTDPIGRDYWTAMTLAGEYAQIGRKWVVDLVAKLLGAKVLDHVYNHHNYAWVEHLWMEDTLTPMPCVVIRKGATGARPGQRGFVGGSMCDVSVILQGTPFPKSPEYTHEMSKDEKEDSLAIFSRQQQTLFSAVHGAGRVMGRMQALGKPNKAEGGWKREPKVTQDMMDRSVAEAGIVLRGGDRDESPQVYRRLSDVLAAQGDTIQVLHTLTPKVVCMAPKGGR
- a CDS encoding GNAT family N-acetyltransferase: MCKFGELRSSCGAWDLDAVKSLLNSYYCNPIRHVLDLDIGHWPAVEATDQDNTHCLYVTIRNVANHTPASDLIAQFSLTPVPATREVLISHDTYVTTKYRRLGIGKILLEAKANIAVHANCTLLLAAVNEQNIPEHRVLANFFCQGQGISSFTKVHEFRSVYSPMGLWAFNIDQDNIKLSGKRA